The genomic stretch AAGCTTAGTGAATGGTAATCGTTATGCAGCAGGAAAAAGAATATACACAATACAGGATAAATAAAAATAATATAAGATCTTATAATAACAAATCGCAAAACCATAAGGAGTTCATAATGACGGAAGCAGAGATAATTGATGCAATTTATGACAACGGGGTTCTTAAACCTTTAAAAAAGATCGAACCATA from Candidatus Methanoperedens sp. encodes the following:
- a CDS encoding DUF104 domain-containing protein; protein product: MVIVMQQEKEYTQYRINKNNIRSYNNKSQNHKEFIMTEAEIIDAIYDNGVLKPLKKIEPYEGKIIEIRIRKVENILRETSGIFKGKYNKKMRYEMYDTH